In Fusobacterium perfoetens ATCC 29250, a genomic segment contains:
- a CDS encoding DUF6506 family protein, giving the protein MKKKFAFILMGKDYSEKDNATFETENCVTYICTVRSFEEAYKKVLELKEEGVGAIEICGAFGKERAEKIIELTDNKVAVGYVVHDPKQDDLFMKFFGN; this is encoded by the coding sequence ATGAAAAAGAAATTTGCTTTTATTTTAATGGGAAAAGATTATTCTGAAAAAGATAATGCTACTTTTGAAACTGAAAATTGTGTAACATATATCTGTACTGTAAGGAGTTTTGAAGAAGCTTATAAAAAAGTTTTAGAATTAAAAGAAGAAGGAGTTGGGGCTATAGAAATTTGCGGAGCTTTTGGAAAAGAAAGAGCTGAAAAAATTATAGAACTCACTGATAACAAAGTAGCTGTTGGATATGTGGTTCATGACCCTAAACAAGATGATTTATTTATGAAATTTTTTGGTAATTAA
- a CDS encoding RNA-binding protein has product MDKKNFLNLFKEENKDLIVKLWENIELANNIDYYIETEEFYPPNIWSILEKTNINNVRFLFKGLREDSEKKNIIIIPENFSQDMPEFNLTYFKIDGKNKFRELLHKDFLGTIMSLGIKREILGDLIVKDNIAYGVIYKEKFSFLDELEKVSNVPVKIFEIDENEIPKSEFQEIIITIPSVRFDSVVSEIANTSRQKAVTLIEEGLVMLNYNIQRDKSVEVKENDVITIKKVGKFIFSKELGENKKGKVKVLMKKFI; this is encoded by the coding sequence ATGGATAAGAAGAATTTTTTGAATCTTTTTAAGGAAGAAAATAAAGATTTAATTGTAAAGTTGTGGGAAAATATAGAACTTGCTAACAATATAGATTATTATATAGAAACAGAGGAGTTTTATCCTCCTAATATTTGGAGTATTTTAGAAAAAACAAATATTAATAATGTGAGATTTTTATTTAAAGGTTTGAGAGAGGATAGTGAAAAGAAAAATATAATTATTATTCCTGAAAATTTTTCTCAAGATATGCCAGAATTTAATCTCACTTATTTTAAAATTGATGGAAAAAATAAATTTAGAGAGTTGCTTCATAAAGATTTTTTAGGAACAATAATGAGTCTTGGAATAAAAAGGGAGATTTTAGGAGATTTGATTGTAAAGGATAATATTGCTTATGGAGTTATTTATAAAGAAAAGTTTAGTTTTTTAGATGAGCTTGAAAAAGTTTCAAATGTTCCTGTAAAAATATTTGAAATAGATGAAAATGAAATTCCTAAAAGTGAGTTTCAAGAAATAATTATCACTATCCCGTCAGTTAGATTTGATAGTGTGGTCTCTGAAATTGCTAATACTTCTAGACAAAAGGCAGTTACTCTTATAGAAGAGGGATTAGTAATGTTAAATTATAATATTCAAAGAGATAAATCTGTAGAAGTAAAAGAAAATGATGTTATAACTATTAAAAAAGTTGGAAAATTTATTTTTTCTAAAGAATTGGGAGAAAATAAAAAGGGTAAAGTAAAAGTATTGATGAAGAAATTTATATAA
- a CDS encoding MlaA family lipoprotein, translated as MKKLFKITLLVLISSFMISCSSVDKKVKVSNQEYIELQVEEDKNILFGKTDYLSPLNRRFYAFNRFADRTVIYPVMTTYDYYVPNFVQDRLKNFVSNFGDIRNTTNLLLQFRILEAVESTFRFAINSTIGLLGMFDVASEMGIKKYQESLGNTLAYYGVGEGFYIMAPLIGPTTLRDSIGLGAEGYGLAELDPYDVINIDVGTIWFSTLVGFQMKKDANVYFGESDYIFEYEYLNYLSSKLRELNLQQAKTTRKNIF; from the coding sequence ATGAAAAAATTATTTAAGATAACTTTATTAGTTTTAATTTCTTCTTTTATGATTTCATGTTCATCAGTAGATAAAAAAGTAAAAGTATCTAATCAAGAATATATAGAACTTCAAGTGGAAGAAGATAAAAATATATTATTTGGTAAAACAGATTATCTTTCTCCACTTAATAGAAGGTTTTATGCTTTTAATCGTTTTGCTGACAGAACTGTTATCTATCCTGTAATGACAACTTATGATTACTATGTACCTAATTTTGTACAAGATAGACTTAAAAATTTTGTTAGTAATTTTGGAGATATTAGGAATACAACAAACCTTTTATTACAATTTAGAATATTAGAAGCTGTAGAATCTACTTTTAGATTTGCTATTAACTCAACAATAGGACTTTTAGGGATGTTTGATGTTGCTAGTGAAATGGGAATTAAAAAATACCAAGAAAGTTTAGGAAATACTTTAGCTTACTACGGAGTGGGAGAAGGATTTTATATTATGGCTCCTTTAATTGGACCTACTACTTTAAGAGACAGTATTGGACTTGGGGCTGAAGGATATGGTCTAGCTGAACTTGACCCATATGATGTTATTAATATAGATGTAGGAACTATTTGGTTTTCTACTTTAGTTGGTTTTCAAATGAAAAAAGATGCAAATGTTTATTTTGGGGAATCTGATTATATATTTGAATATGAATATCTTAATTATTTAAGTTCAAAATTGAGAGAACTTAATTTACAACAAGCAAAAACTACGAGAAAAAATATTTTTTAA
- a CDS encoding MBL fold metallo-hydrolase, with protein sequence MEVSILGSGSGGNSTFVNIDGVKILVDAGFSGKKLEEKLNNIGETLTEIKGILITHEHTDHIQGAGIVSRKYNIPIYITKESYLAGSAKLGKISEGNLIFIDTFEFIIKEKIKVQPFDVMHDAERTVGFRIEEISSGKTLGISTDIGYIDTRVRAFFRDVNIMIIESNYDYQMLMDCNYPWDLKDRVKSRNGHLSNNDAARFICDNYSSNLKKVYLAHISKDSNKFSIVSHTITSEMNRRNISIPVEITTQDTVTELYKL encoded by the coding sequence ATGGAAGTATCTATACTTGGAAGTGGAAGTGGTGGAAACTCTACTTTTGTAAATATCGATGGTGTTAAAATTTTAGTTGACGCTGGTTTTAGTGGAAAAAAATTAGAAGAAAAATTAAATAATATAGGAGAAACTCTTACTGAGATAAAAGGAATTCTTATTACACATGAACATACAGACCATATTCAAGGAGCTGGTATTGTTTCAAGAAAATATAATATTCCTATCTATATAACAAAAGAAAGTTATTTAGCAGGAAGTGCCAAATTAGGAAAAATCTCAGAAGGTAATTTAATATTTATTGATACCTTTGAATTTATTATAAAAGAAAAAATAAAAGTTCAACCTTTTGATGTTATGCATGATGCTGAAAGAACTGTTGGGTTTAGAATAGAGGAAATTTCTTCTGGAAAAACTTTAGGAATATCCACTGATATTGGATATATTGATACCCGTGTAAGAGCATTTTTTAGAGATGTAAATATTATGATAATTGAATCGAATTATGATTATCAAATGCTTATGGACTGTAATTATCCATGGGATTTAAAAGATAGAGTAAAAAGTAGAAATGGACATCTTTCAAATAATGATGCTGCTAGATTTATATGTGATAATTATTCTTCTAATTTAAAAAAAGTATATCTTGCTCATATAAGTAAAGATAGTAATAAATTTTCTATTGTTTCTCATACAATAACAAGTGAAATGAATAGAAGAAATATCAGTATTCCTGTTGAAATAACAACTCAAGATACTGTTACAGAACTTTATAAATTATAA